The Candidatus Hydrogenedentota bacterium region CCTCGTGGTACTTCAGTTCTGGAACGGTAATCGTGAAGACGCCCAGAATACCTGGCGCAGATGGATGATTGCGCACAATGTCCCGCGCCAGAATGGCAAGCTGTGCACGATGCACCTGGCGGGATGTTCTTCGCATTTCTTTGGCGAAATGGTAACCGCGGATGAGGCCAGCCAGATTCAATTCATCGACCGATACGTCGAAGAGAAAATACCTCTCGATTATTGGTGGATGGACGCAGGTTGGTACTTCAACAAGTCCGGTTGGCCGAACACCGGAACCTGGGAAGTCGACACCAAACGATTCCCGCGCGGGCTGCGCGCCATAACCGACCACGCCCATTCCAAGGGCATCAAGTCAATCGTATGGTTTGAGCCGGAACGCGTCACGCCGGGAACGTGGCTGTACGATACACACCCAGAATGGCTATTGGGCAAAGACGGCGAACAGAAACTACTCAACCTGGGCAATCCCGATGCATGGACATGGCTTGTGGATCACACGGACAAGCTGCTGACCGAGCAAGGCATTGACCTCTATCGCCAAGACTTCAACATGGACCCGCTCGCGTACTGGCGCAATAACGATGCTCCAGATCGTCAGGGCATTACCGAAATTGGCCATATAACCGGATACCTGGCGTTCTGGGACGAATTGCTCAAGCGTCACCCGGATCTTCGCATTGACTCATGCGCCAGCGGCGGCAGGCGAAACGATCTCGAAACCATGCGCCGTTCCGTACCTTTGTGGCGAACCGATTACATCCTCGAACCTATCGGAACGCAATGCTGCACCTATGGAATCTCCTCCTGGATACCTTTCCACGGTACCGGCGAGAAATTCGCGGACGCCTATCTCTTCCGCAGCATGATGACGCCCTATCCCAACTGTCTATGGGATGCGCGCAGTAAAGACCTCGATTACAACGAGCTTCGACGACTCGTGACCCAGTGGAAGCAAGTCGCCCCGAATTACGCCGGAGACTTCTATCCACTCACGCCATACAGTCTTTCAGCGGATGCGTGGATGGCGTGGCAGTTCGATCGTCCGGAAGTAGGCGAAGGCATGATTCAAGTCTTCCGGCGTGATGCGAGTATCTATCGCTCTGTTGATCTGACATTAAAGGGTCTTGACCGTACCGCAACCTATATCGTCACGGACCTCGATGCTCCCGACAATCCCCGCAAGATCGTGGGCGCCGAACTTCTGGATAAGGGACTCTTTGTGGAAATCCCCTTAAGACCAGGTTCGGTTCTGTTCACCTACAAACGCGCGACACCCTAACTTCGCAAATAGGAGAATCAGGAGTTTGCTTTTCCCCGGGCGCGTATTTCGCTACTATACCGCGTTCTACGTAGGCAACCTGGGAGAAGATCGATGACTTTGGATGTTCAACGCCCCGAAGTGGCGTTCGCGATTGATGCAGTCCGCCTGGCTACGCAAGTTGCGAAAGAAGTACAGCGGGAACTCGTGGGACAAAGCCTCGCCAAAGAAGACAAATCCCCCGTGACCGTCGCCGACTTCGCCGCCCAGGCAATTGTCGGATTCATGCTCGACCGTTCATTCCCCAACGATCCCTTGGTTGCTGAGGAAGACTCCGAGTCGCTGCGCGCACCCGACAACTCGAAGATGCTCTCTCAGGTCGCCCGGTTCGTAGGCCAACATCTGGCCTACGCGACTCCGGAGACGGTCTGCCAATGGATCGATCGCGGCGCGGGCGAATCTGCCAATCGCTTCTGGACTCTCGATCCTATCGACGGAACGAAAGGGTTCCTGCGCGCCGATCAATATGCGATTGCTTTGGCGCTCATCGTCGATGGCAACGTGGAAGTCGGCGTGCTCGGATGCCCCAATCTCACCAATGCATACACGCCGGAACATGACGGCCCCGGTTCGCTGGTTGTTGCCGTTCGCGGACAAGGCACCTGGACGCGCGCGCTCGAAGGCGGCGAATGGACGCGCCTTGCCGTTTCGAACACGAGCAACCCCGCCGATGCGCGCATCCTGCGAAGCGTGGAAGCGGCGCACACCAATATCAGTGAAGTCGATCTCGTGGCCCAACGTCTCGGCGTACAGGCGCCCGCTGTCAAGATGGATAGCCAGGCAAAATATGCCGTCATGGCTGCCGGCGCAGGAGAGATTCTGTTTCGCCTGCTCTCTCCAAAGCGGCCTGACTACAAGGAAAAGATCTGGGACCAAGCGGCGGGGTCGCTCGTGATCGAAGAAGCCGGTGGTCGCATCACCGACCTTCAAGGCAAACCGCTCGACTTCACCCAAGGCCGTACACTATCCAGAAACACCGGGGTACTCGCTTCCAACAAGTTGCTGCACGATGCGGCCTTGAATGCTCTCATGCAAGAAGGCGCTGCTTCATAAAAGTTGTGGTATACTCCCTCAGAATCACAAAGCGTTGCACATCAGAATTCGCATTTCGAATTCGTGTGTTTCCTCCTGCAAGGCATCACGCAAAGAAACAAGTAGTCGTTCGCGCTGTACAGTAGAGGGTCTCGCAGAGCGCCTCGGTCGCTGTGCCCTGCTAGTCCTTGGTTCTCTCTGAATGAAGGATTACCAATGAGGCATACAGCAATGAAGCCCCATGCGCCAATGCTGTTCAAATTGGCTTTCTCGATACCGATTGTTCTCGGAATCATGCTTCTGGCGTCGGGTTGTCCGCCGCAAACTCTCTAGTCGCATTACGCTCCTAAGCAGTCGCCAGGGGAATCAATCTCTTGGTCGTGAATCCACGGTGTCTCATAGAGGAGATCTAGAAATGACTTTGATGAAGATGTTTGTCGCGTTTCTTTTTGTCGTTGGCCTCACAGTACTTGCCTCGGGATGTCCCCCGATCAGTTGACAAGTCACCCGCAACCACAACATGGAGAACCACAGATGAAGAAGACCGGCTTGAAAGCAATCCAGTTTGCAGTCGCTACGGCAATCGTTTTGGGAATCACGCTTCTCTCGGCGGGATGTCCGCCCATAAAAATGTAGACAGCATTCGACGGCGCATCATGCTGCCCACGTTTGGCACCTATCGGCTGCAATGAACGAGCGCCAAAAAGTAACGCGGGGAATCCACGCTTATCTAAACGTGGGTTCCCCGCGAATGCATTTATGGGTTAGTTACACTCCGCCTCAAGAGGTCCAGCCAGTTCCTTCAGGAAGAACAGCCGTCCAGGCAACGTAGGCATGAACGTACTGGGAATCCACGGCGTCGGGGAATGATGCAGCGATGCCCACAACGACATCCCCTGCCACATCATGCCGCGTCCCAGCGCTCCATCCGCGCCGCCGATCACGCGATCGGACTTCAGGAACAGACCTGGTCCAACCGTGTTCGCGGTCGCGGGCACAAGTGTGGTCCGGCTCTTGAACGACGTAATCGCATTCTGTTCGATGGTGAGCGGACACAACATTGCGCCCAATCGGTACTCAGCCTTCTTCCACTCATCCACCGACTTGTACTCGGCGGCAAAATGCGGCTCCCAGAAAGCGATATGGCACGCACGCCCGATGCCATACACAGTCACAAGACGGGCCCCGGCCTTCTTCAGCGCGCGAATCTGCTCACCGTACTTCGGCAGCGAGGACTTCGTCGCAAAGTGCCGCTGCGACTTCGGCACGGACAACTTACCCAACGGCCCATAGAACGCCTGCTCCATGGCATTCTGGAATGCACCTGGATCGTTTGAGGGAAGCGTATTTCCTTTGTGGTCGCTCCACTCGTCCATGTTGAACCCATGCATGTGCTTGCAGTCCACGCCCCACTCTTTCAAGAAATACACTGCCCAGCGGTACATACCCATTGGACCCACCGGGAGAATAAATGCAATCTGCTGCTTCTTTTCTTTGGCCTGGCAGATTTCCATCGCGATTTCGTGTCCCAGCATCATGTCGAAATCGGCCAGCGTTTCACACGAAACCGGCTCGAACTTCTTGTTCCACCAGGATTCGCGCTTCACAATCGTCTCCGGCTTGCGCGAACAGATTTCGTCCAGCTTCTTCAAGTCCCAACCCGCTGGAAAGAACCCTTCCAGAAGCGACCCTTTGAGTGTCGTCACGAGATTGATGCTCACGTCTCATCTCCTTCTGCGTATCGGTCATACCACTAAATGACGCTCTTTCTTCCGCCGCCTCTCCGGCAGAAGAGACGTGTATCTATGATACACGCTTGGCCTCGCGTGAGCATAGGCCAATCAAGCCGTGTTTCGGTCATTCTCGCGCGGCCACACCAGCCAAACGTAGGCCCCCGCCAAGGCAAGAAAGCTAATCGCAACATATGCCCAACCTTCGGCCCGCTTCTGCGTCAGCCCCATCGCTACTGTGTATTTGGACAGACCTATGGCTCCCAGGAGCAGTATGCACAGCAAACACGCTGTTAATGCCGTAACCGATACGAGCAGTAACCCGTATCCGGCGGGCTTCTCCCTTCCCACCAGAGCCCGTATTGCGATCCCGTACGGCAGAGCACTCACTGCAAATGCCGCAAACCACTGCAGCATTGCTTTCGTCGTGCTTGCATCCGAAAGCCCTCCTTGCGGGATTTCGGTACTGAATACGTGCAGTCTTGCCTCTCCACTCATAAGCGAGATAAAGCCGTTCCTGAACGCGATCACCAACATGAGGGCCAAGACCGCCAAGGGAATGACCATTGCCAACCTTGCGCGGGTGCTCAAAGTCTCAATGCGAAGGACCTTGAAAGGTAGGAAGCGTTGAAGTGCAATCACGGCGATCGCGCAACACAAGACACATGAAACCAGGAAATAGACCCCAATCACGGCCAAGTCGAAATGTTCCGCAAGCATGACAGCACCCCCGGCCAAACATGGAGAACACCAGCACCAAGTACTTTATACCATAAAGCCATCAACACTGTCAATCGCCGAGATTACACCGCTTGTATCCCCTACGCGCCTTACTTGACCCAGGCCCGCCCCGCCTGCATAAACGCGTCGATATTCTCCAAAGGAGTTTCTGCTGGCAAATCGCAACCCGTACCCAAAACGAAATTGGGATACGGAGCCATCTTCTCCAGCAGATCGTTCACTTCTCGCCGAACGTCTTCCGGGGTCCCGCTGAGCATGGTCGTCGCGGGGCAGATATTTCCAATCACCGCCACACTCTGTGGCAGACTCTCCGCCACAAACTTCAGGTCCACACCCGTTCCCGGCGAGTCCAGACTCAGACCATCCACGCCCGCTTGTGCCATGATTTCAAACACGTGCATGGTGTTACCGCAAGTGTGATAAATGGAGCTCACGCCTGAAGCGCGGCACATCCCTGCGATTGCCTTTACGTGCTCGGCAGAATGCCGCCGGAACTGGTCCGGCCCGAGCATCACGGCGCTCGGTTCAAGCATGCAAATGACCTGCGCTCCCGCGCCAATCAGTTGCCGCACGTACGTCGTAATGGTCTCCCGGCTGAATTGCGTGAGCACATCCATCTTCTCAGGCTCGGCAATGGTCGCCATGGCCGCATCGTCGGCCCCCATAATCAGACCGGTGAGCGAATAGGGTCCCGCCACGTAAGCGCCTACAAGGACTTCCTGCGGCAACAACGAGCGCATCCGCCTCACCGTCTCGACACAACTCATCACGCGGCTGTCCGACGCGATATCGATGCCTCGCAGTTCATCCAAATCGTCCATTGAAAAGTGGTCTTTGGGCACAGTCGCGGAATCGTGCCGCGGGAAGATCGTGTACCGACCCAAGGCATTTGCTTCAACGGACAGATCCATCAACGGAAAGATTAGGTCGGGGTGAAACCGCTCAACCAGGCTTCGCACCGCACGGAAGTGCGCCCAGTGGTTCTGTTGGGCGACCTTGATGGTCGTGCCGACCATCTCCACTCCGGGGAAGCCCATAAGAGGGACTACAAGTCTTTTCCCCTTCTGATACGCGCTACATGCCAATGCGGCGACAGAATTCTCGTTCACGATAACAAGCTCCCCTGACTCCCCCCCCGAGGCGTGCGAGCGGGAGTATACAGGAGCGTATCACGCAACCGCCAAGTTACAAGACCGGACAAGCGCTACGACCGGGCTCTATCGGACGTCAAGCGCCGTTGGTTCAATCACGGCAATGTCAGCGGGAGTCCAGTATTTCCGTCTTCGTCCGTTTTCACCATATATACGGACCAGTCATCGCTGTCGCTGTCATACTGCGACCCAGCCAGACAGTACCCACCCCAGGATGACTCGATTATCGCGGCGCCGCTCGCCCGCGTTCCGCGGCTTTCCCCGAATCGGCGCGACCACTCGTCTACGCCATTCTCGTCTGTCTTCAACATGAGTGCCGCATCCCCTTCGTCTCCGGAGAAGATGAACCCTCCGCCGCTGCACGGCATTACCGATAGCAACCAGCAAGTCTGTGCGGGGCGGTCATAGAGGAACGACCATACCTCGTTTCCATCTCCGTCTGTCCTTACGGCAAACCCATCGTCTTCATCGAGAGGATCTAGCGCCGAGCCGGACGCCGCTCCCGCCATAACGTAGCCGCCGTCCCCAGACAAACAGATATCGAAGCCAGCGGCATTCTCGCCAAATTCCTCGATCCAACTGGCAATCCCGTTCTCATCCGTCTTGACGAGGCACATCGTCGCCGTATATCCCGGCGGCGAGTCCGCCAGAGGATCGACTAGGATTCGCTGCCCGGTGATGGCGTATCCGCCGTCTGCCGCCTGCACAACGCCAACTCCAATTTCTTCTCCGCCATAGTCGATACCTCTCGTCCAATCCGCGACACCATCGGCATCGGTCTTAACAAGATAGATGTCTTGATTACCGCTCTGTATGTTGATGCTTGTGCCTACCAGTATGTAACCGCCGTCTTTCGTCTTGCCCAAACCCAAGACAGTCTCATCATCCGCGGTCCCATACGTCCTGAACCATTGGTAGGCTCCGGCTCCATCCACTTTGAGCAGGCAAGCATCCAATTCACCTGCGCCAAACGACGTGGTCGTCCCTGCGACGACAATCCCGCCGTCATCGGCCTGCGCGATACGGTATCCCTTCTCAAACTCGAATCCGCCGTACGTGTAGTACCAGGATTGATTCCCGTTCGACGTTACTTTTAATAGGTACAGATCGCCGTTCGTTGTTCCGTACGAATAAGTCGTTCCCGCGACAGCATATCCTCCTTCGAAGGTCTGCGTCAGATCCTTCCCGTAGTCGCTGTGCGTTCCTCCGTACGTGCGGATCCACCCGCTGACGAGCGGTGGACATCCCGCGAGCAAAAGAAGGTTGAATAGAGCGAGCAAGACACATGAAGTGCGGGAAAGCTGAGAAGTTTTCATGGCGCCCCACCGTTCCTGATTACTACCTAACGCTACACATCCCCATATTTGTATAGATCTAAACACTGCTTTTGTCAATGAAAATGCGCCGTCATCGCCGCATCCAGAGCCGGTTCTGACACAACGCGAAGCGCCCGAATTGTCTCCGATGTCGGCTTCTGCTAGTGTCCGAAAACGGTTCAGAGCGCATAACCACACAGGAGTGAGTCAACATGCCGTCACTAGGTCTTGCGATTGTCTTGTGTCTCCTGCCCGCACAGAGCGATCACACGGCGGCCATTCTCTCGCCAGACGACATGAACTTTCTCACCGATATGACTTCCGCCGTCGTTCAGGAATCGCGAGTTCCCGCCAATGCCTCCGTGGGTGCGATCGGTCCCAACATCACAGGCAACACGCTCATTCGACCCGGCGGCCGGCACGACTACCCTGCCTTCTGGATTCGCGACTACGCCATGTCTATTGAGTCCGGAGCGATTACCGTCGAAGAACAGAAGCACATGCTGTATCTGACGGCCAAGCACCAGTCCGATTCGGACCAGACACTCAAAAGCGGAAGTCTGGTTCCCAAGGGTTCCATAGCGGACCACATCACCTTTGGCGACAAACCCATCTATTACCCTGGAACCCTCGACGACTTCGAAGGACAAGGCGGTGAACGCTGGGGAAAGTTGCCCGCATTGGACGACGCCTTCTTCTTCATCCACATGGCCGCAAACTATCTCGCCGTGGTGAAGGACCCCAGCTTTCTGAACGACGACGTTAACGGAAAGCCCCTCAAACAACGGTTGGAGGAGGCCTATCGCATGCCCCCGTCTCGTGAAGACAACGGATTGGTCACCGTCACCGAAGCCACGCGCGGAGTAACGTTCGGATTCGTGGATTCCATTTATCACACGGGGGATTTGCTTTTCTGTTCCTTGCTCAAATACCGCGCTGCGGGCGAATTGTCGCTGATTTTCGGAGAACTTGGCGACAAGGCAAAGGAGGAAATCTACGGGCAAGAGCGACAGAAATTACGCGATGCCATTACGGCAACCTTCGCGCTCCCTTCTGGTTTCTACAAAGCGTCAACGGGACTAAGCGCTCAACCCGATGTGTGGGGCACGGCCTTCGGAGTCTTCGTAAGTGCCTTCCCTGATCCCCAATCCAAATCGGCCTGCACCGCCCTCGCTCAGGCGTACGCAAACGGGTCTATTGCCTATCGTGGCAACATCCGCCACGTACCCACTACCGACGACTTCAGCACAGAGACGGCTTGGGAAAAAGGAGGTGGCCCAAAGAACCGCTACCAAAACGGCGCATACTGGGGTACGCCCACGGGTTGGGTTTGCTACGCCATCTCCAAAGTCGATGTTCCAGCATCAAAGAAGCTGGCCTCGGAATATGTGGCTGAACTTCGCGAAGGCGATTTCCGCAAGGGTCCCGATTTCGGCTCGCCGTGGGAGTGCTTCCACCCCGATGGCAATTTCCGTCAGAACCCCATTTATATGACCAGCGTCACCTGTCCGATTTTCGCCTTTCACCGGATCAATTTAGAACTCGCTCAATATTGACTCGCGGCTTCCGCTCGGATAGCCTTTTGTTGCTGCAAACGGCCCCTCACAACCGAGAGGAACCTGGTCATGAGACTCGCGTGCCTAATTCTTCCTGTCGTATTAGCTGTTCCTGCGTTCGCCGCCATCAAAACGGAATCTGTCGAGTACAAAGACGGCGATACGCTGCTCGAGGGATACATCGCCTACGATGACGCTTCGACAGATAAACGCCCCGGAATCCTGATCGTGCATGCATGGTGGGGATTGGGCAACCAATCGAAAGACACGGCCAAGCGTCTCGCTGAACTAGGCTACGTCGGTTTCGCCGTCGACATGTACGGCAAAGGGGTTCTCGCCAAGACTCGCGACGAGGCAATGAAACTTTCGGGGCCCTTTCGCGAAGACCGCGCATTGATGCGCAGGCGAGTGAAGGCCGCTTTGGAAACCCTCAAGAAGAATCCACTGGTAGACACAAGCCGAATCGCCGCGCTCGGCTACTGTTTCGGCGGCACTACCGTACTTGAGTTGGCGCGAAGCGGCGAACCGATCCAGGGAGTTGTCAGCTTCCACGGCGGCCTAAACACGCCCAACGTCGAAGATGCGAAGAACATCAAAACGAAAGTTCTCGTCTTGCACGGCGCCGACGATCCTGCCGTGCCGCAAGAGGAAGTCCTCGCGTTTCAAGACGAAATGAGAAAGGCCAACGTCGACTGGCAAATGATCGCATACGGCGGTGCCGTTCACAGCTTCAGCGACCCCGAAGCCAATTCACCGCCTACGTCCGTCTACAACGAGAAAGCCGCGCGCCGATCCTGGGAAGCCATGAAACAATTCCTGTCCGAGATCTTCGCGCGGTAGCGTCATCCTTTACGGGACGATTTCTCCAACGGATTTGACGATCTGTGTCGGCTGATACGGAAACCGGGCAATATCAGTCTCGCGCGTCATCCCTGTCAACACCAGAATCGTCTCCATGCCCGACTGGACACCCGCGACAATATCCGTGTCCATGCGGTCACCGACCATAACCGTGTGCTCGGAATGAACGCCCAAGTAATTCAACGCCGTGCGCATCATAAGCGGATTCGGCTTCCCCACGAAGAAGGGTTTCATCCCGCTGGCCGATTCGATCAATGCGGCCATGGCGCCGCATGCGGGCACGGTCCCCGATTCTGACGGCCCCGATGGATCGGGGTTCGTCGCGATAAAATGCGCGCCGCGCTCAACAAACCGAATCGCCTTGGTCACCGTCTCAAAGTTGTAGCTCAAGGTCTCGCCTAGAACCACATACTCAGGGTCATGGTCGGTGATAACAAAGCCTGCCTCGTGAAGCGCGCTCGTCAATCCACTCTCGCCAATCACATAAACCGTCACGCCGCCCTTTCGCGCCTTCTGCGATGACAAGAACTTGGCCGTCGCCATCGCAGAAGTGAATATGTGGTCCGGCGGAATATCCAGACCAATGATCCGCAGGCGATGCGAGAGGTCCCTCTGGGTAAATATGGGGTTGTTCGTAAGCACGAGAAACTTGTAGCCACCCTCGTGCAGTTTCTTTATGAAGCTCTCCGCTCCAGGGATGACGTTTCGGCCACTCACCAATACCCCATCCATGTCGATGAGATAGTTCTTCTTGGTTTCCATACTTCCTCTTTCCGCAACAGGTTTGCCCGGCAGGTAATGCCGATACGGTATCACATAATGCCGTTCGACTTCCCTTGGCTCATTCAAGGAATGAACCTATGTGCTTTGTACGTTAGTCAAGTGTGCAAGAGGGGACAGTCCACCTTTTCATACTCTCCATAGCTGCAAGGAAGATGAAAACTGTGAAATCAGCAATTCGCGTCCACGCATTAC contains the following coding sequences:
- a CDS encoding uroporphyrinogen decarboxylase family protein, whose amino-acid sequence is MGFPGVEMVGTTIKVAQQNHWAHFRAVRSLVERFHPDLIFPLMDLSVEANALGRYTIFPRHDSATVPKDHFSMDDLDELRGIDIASDSRVMSCVETVRRMRSLLPQEVLVGAYVAGPYSLTGLIMGADDAAMATIAEPEKMDVLTQFSRETITTYVRQLIGAGAQVICMLEPSAVMLGPDQFRRHSAEHVKAIAGMCRASGVSSIYHTCGNTMHVFEIMAQAGVDGLSLDSPGTGVDLKFVAESLPQSVAVIGNICPATTMLSGTPEDVRREVNDLLEKMAPYPNFVLGTGCDLPAETPLENIDAFMQAGRAWVK
- a CDS encoding dienelactone hydrolase family protein, which produces MRLACLILPVVLAVPAFAAIKTESVEYKDGDTLLEGYIAYDDASTDKRPGILIVHAWWGLGNQSKDTAKRLAELGYVGFAVDMYGKGVLAKTRDEAMKLSGPFREDRALMRRRVKAALETLKKNPLVDTSRIAALGYCFGGTTVLELARSGEPIQGVVSFHGGLNTPNVEDAKNIKTKVLVLHGADDPAVPQEEVLAFQDEMRKANVDWQMIAYGGAVHSFSDPEANSPPTSVYNEKAARRSWEAMKQFLSEIFAR
- a CDS encoding 3'(2'),5'-bisphosphate nucleotidase, whose protein sequence is MTLDVQRPEVAFAIDAVRLATQVAKEVQRELVGQSLAKEDKSPVTVADFAAQAIVGFMLDRSFPNDPLVAEEDSESLRAPDNSKMLSQVARFVGQHLAYATPETVCQWIDRGAGESANRFWTLDPIDGTKGFLRADQYAIALALIVDGNVEVGVLGCPNLTNAYTPEHDGPGSLVVAVRGQGTWTRALEGGEWTRLAVSNTSNPADARILRSVEAAHTNISEVDLVAQRLGVQAPAVKMDSQAKYAVMAAGAGEILFRLLSPKRPDYKEKIWDQAAGSLVIEEAGGRITDLQGKPLDFTQGRTLSRNTGVLASNKLLHDAALNALMQEGAAS
- a CDS encoding glucosamine-6-phosphate isomerase — protein: MNLVTTLKGSLLEGFFPAGWDLKKLDEICSRKPETIVKRESWWNKKFEPVSCETLADFDMMLGHEIAMEICQAKEKKQQIAFILPVGPMGMYRWAVYFLKEWGVDCKHMHGFNMDEWSDHKGNTLPSNDPGAFQNAMEQAFYGPLGKLSVPKSQRHFATKSSLPKYGEQIRALKKAGARLVTVYGIGRACHIAFWEPHFAAEYKSVDEWKKAEYRLGAMLCPLTIEQNAITSFKSRTTLVPATANTVGPGLFLKSDRVIGGADGALGRGMMWQGMSLWASLHHSPTPWIPSTFMPTLPGRLFFLKELAGPLEAECN
- a CDS encoding HAD-IIA family hydrolase, translated to METKKNYLIDMDGVLVSGRNVIPGAESFIKKLHEGGYKFLVLTNNPIFTQRDLSHRLRIIGLDIPPDHIFTSAMATAKFLSSQKARKGGVTVYVIGESGLTSALHEAGFVITDHDPEYVVLGETLSYNFETVTKAIRFVERGAHFIATNPDPSGPSESGTVPACGAMAALIESASGMKPFFVGKPNPLMMRTALNYLGVHSEHTVMVGDRMDTDIVAGVQSGMETILVLTGMTRETDIARFPYQPTQIVKSVGEIVP
- a CDS encoding NPCBM/NEW2 domain-containing protein, whose translation is MKVWFAIALLAFAVLVPAQPSLATPAEMAGLGQWTSANFDCAASYTPPASLTIKEHFDIVWQNCRVDKPLTLGAVQFDRGLFTHAPSDILVKLPGAAKEFTAVVGIDTNAQTRGNSGSVIFSVVANGAPVFTSPTIREGMPPHSVQVDLAGATEFNLRVSDAGDGISCDQAIWANAKVELSDGRTYWLGDLPIVQGQDEPAFTQGPPFSFQYGDKSSTEVLSRFEKHSSTGQLDDNRLRHEIIYRDPVTSLEIRCIVVEYFDFPTVEWTLYFKNAGAKDTPILSNVLPLDTTFTRLADDVYARFARPGEFALHHHTGSNCVPDDYEPHETVLKAKEVKTLTSAGGRGSNGVFPYFNIEWPGQGVIAVVGWPGQWSASFTRDEGANLRIRAGQELTHFTLHPGEEVRTPLVVLQFWNGNREDAQNTWRRWMIAHNVPRQNGKLCTMHLAGCSSHFFGEMVTADEASQIQFIDRYVEEKIPLDYWWMDAGWYFNKSGWPNTGTWEVDTKRFPRGLRAITDHAHSKGIKSIVWFEPERVTPGTWLYDTHPEWLLGKDGEQKLLNLGNPDAWTWLVDHTDKLLTEQGIDLYRQDFNMDPLAYWRNNDAPDRQGITEIGHITGYLAFWDELLKRHPDLRIDSCASGGRRNDLETMRRSVPLWRTDYILEPIGTQCCTYGISSWIPFHGTGEKFADAYLFRSMMTPYPNCLWDARSKDLDYNELRRLVTQWKQVAPNYAGDFYPLTPYSLSADAWMAWQFDRPEVGEGMIQVFRRDASIYRSVDLTLKGLDRTATYIVTDLDAPDNPRKIVGAELLDKGLFVEIPLRPGSVLFTYKRATP